In the Limanda limanda chromosome 1, fLimLim1.1, whole genome shotgun sequence genome, one interval contains:
- the LOC133006804 gene encoding calsenilin-like — translation MGLDGMEVIAIVVVVALFYVVLKQFGIWEPLSLEESTDGDLELSMVRYQPEGLDQLQAQTKFTRKELQSLYRGFKNECPSGLVDEETFKTIYSQFFPQGDATTYAHFLFQAFDMDRSGSIRFEDFVIGLSVLLRGSVTEKLRWAFNLYDINKDGYVTKEEMLAIMTSIYDMMGRYTLPSVRDDSPFDHVEKFFQKMDRNRDGVVTIDEFIETCQKDESIMASMQLFENVI, via the exons ATGGGACTGGATGGCATGGAAGTAATTGCCATCGTGGTTGTTGTTGCACTGTTTTATGTCGTGCTCAAACAGTTTGGGATCTGGGAGCCGCTGTCACTGGAAG AGAGCACCGACGGTGACCTTGAGCTCTCCATGGTGCGTTACCAACCGGAGGGTCTTGATCAGCTGCAAGCCCAGACTAAGTTCACCAGGAAGGAGCTGCAGTCGCTTTACAGAGGATTCAAAAAT GAGTGTCCCAGCGGACTCGTGGATGAAGAAACATTCAAGACCATTTACTCACAGTTCTTCCCTCAAGGAG ATGCGACCACATATGCACATTTCTTGTTTCAAGCTTTTGACATGGACAGAAGTGGCTCCATCCGCTTTGAA GACTTTGTGATAGGATTGTCTGTGTTGCTCAGAGGCTCCGTCACAGAGAAACTGCGATGGGCGTTTAATCTATACGACATCAATAAGGACGGCTACGTCACTAAGGAG gAGATGTTGGCAATAATGACGTCGATTTATGACATGATGGGCAGGTACACTTTACCCAGTGTACGAGACGATTCCCCCTTTGACCACGTGGAGAAATTCTTCCAG AAAATGGATCGTAACAGAGACGGTGTGGTGACAATAGATGAATTCATAGAAACCTGCCAAAAG GATGAAAGTATAATGGCTTCAATGCAGCTCTTTGAAAACGTCATCTAG